In Xyrauchen texanus isolate HMW12.3.18 chromosome 23, RBS_HiC_50CHRs, whole genome shotgun sequence, a genomic segment contains:
- the LOC127617067 gene encoding eukaryotic translation initiation factor 4E-1A-like, producing the protein MWEDERNKRGGRWLITLSKQQRRADLDRFWLETLLCLVGEAFDDHSDDVCVAVINVQTKGDEIAIWTTDHENKDAVVHIGHVYKKRLGVPQKVIIEYQSHADTATKSGSTTKNKFVV; encoded by the exons ATGTGGGAGGATGAGAGAAATAAGCGGGGTGGCCGCTGGCTAATCACCCTTTCCAAACAGCAACGCAGAGCCGACTTGGACCGCTTCTGGTTGGAGACA CTTTTGTGCCTTGTGGGAGAAGCATTCGATGACCATAGCGATGATGTGTGTGTTGCTGTCATCAATGTGCAAACAAAGGGAGACGAAATAGCGATATGGACGACAGACCATGAGAACAAAGATGCTGTTGTACACATAGG GCATGTGTACAAGAAAAGATTAGGTGTGCCACAAAAGGTCATCATTGAATACCAGTCACATGCGGACACGGCCACCAAAAGTGGTTCCACCACTAAGAATAAGTTTGTTGTTTAA